A genome region from Ralstonia solanacearum K60 includes the following:
- a CDS encoding phage regulatory CII family protein, with protein MISSRMSEVDQHEALYGLATRYPGGLAGLAHALSQRTGKRVYLNVLRNKLRPGIDSHHITLEEFSIILELCEEARVPVAHAPLDALCWRHGRVPVELPEADASDPNPAHTVCRVMAKVGDLAATVAKAAEDNVITEAELEAIEGEFLKAYVSLATWHAEIRTQAAAPQRRKA; from the coding sequence GTGATCTCTTCACGCATGTCCGAGGTTGACCAACATGAGGCGTTGTACGGATTGGCAACCCGCTATCCGGGTGGCCTAGCCGGGCTCGCGCACGCGCTTTCGCAGCGGACCGGCAAAAGGGTCTACCTGAATGTTCTGCGCAACAAGTTGCGTCCGGGCATCGACTCGCACCACATCACGCTCGAAGAGTTTTCGATCATCCTCGAGTTGTGCGAGGAGGCCCGTGTGCCAGTTGCGCATGCGCCGCTGGATGCGTTGTGTTGGCGTCATGGTCGGGTGCCCGTTGAATTGCCCGAGGCGGACGCGAGTGATCCCAATCCGGCGCATACCGTGTGCCGGGTGATGGCCAAAGTTGGCGACCTGGCCGCGACGGTGGCGAAGGCCGCTGAGGACAACGTCATCACCGAGGCCGAGCTCGAAGCCATTGAAGGCGAGTTTCTCAAGGCGTACGTCTCGCTGGCGACATGGCATGCCGAGATCCGGACGCAGGCCGCCGCGCCGCAACGTCGCAAAGCATGA